In one Methylobacterium sp. SyP6R genomic region, the following are encoded:
- a CDS encoding ABC transporter permease: MTTQVASLPPSAASPDRLVRLVASGAVIVTILYLILYGLYALWEPSALTAYTFGSLVNNTAPLAIAAAGETLVILARGFDLSVAGVISLTNVVMASYPVDGPGGALLSLMLCMAAGGTVGAANGYLVAVLRLQTIAATLGTMIICQGLSLVILDAPGGVVSDFVADTLTDTLFGFVPVSGLIVAAVVGAWLMLRRTDLGVALYTIGTDEAAAALSGVRVARTRFLAFVAAGMVYGIAGFMLTAQTATGNPNSGSPFLMLTFAAVALGGTSLSGGRGGLVGSIMGAALLMLLQKVLFSGGVSSFYTGIFQGAVLVLAIVFSRALTHLLERSRA, encoded by the coding sequence ATGACCACGCAGGTTGCGTCCCTTCCCCCGAGTGCCGCATCGCCCGATCGGCTCGTGCGCCTGGTCGCGAGCGGCGCCGTTATCGTCACGATCCTCTACCTGATCCTCTACGGGCTCTACGCTCTGTGGGAACCGAGCGCGCTCACCGCCTATACGTTCGGCAGCCTCGTCAACAATACCGCGCCGCTGGCGATCGCGGCAGCCGGCGAGACCCTGGTCATCCTCGCCCGGGGCTTCGATCTGTCGGTCGCCGGGGTGATCTCGCTGACCAACGTCGTCATGGCGAGCTATCCGGTGGATGGGCCTGGTGGGGCGCTGCTGAGCCTGATGCTGTGCATGGCCGCCGGCGGGACCGTGGGCGCCGCGAACGGCTACCTCGTCGCGGTCCTGCGCCTGCAGACCATCGCGGCGACGCTCGGGACGATGATCATCTGCCAGGGCCTGTCGCTCGTCATCCTCGATGCGCCGGGCGGCGTCGTCAGCGACTTCGTGGCCGACACCCTCACCGACACCCTGTTCGGGTTCGTTCCGGTCTCCGGGCTGATCGTGGCCGCGGTCGTCGGAGCCTGGCTGATGCTGCGCCGAACCGACCTCGGTGTGGCGCTCTACACGATCGGGACCGACGAGGCTGCCGCGGCCCTGTCCGGCGTGCGGGTGGCGCGGACGCGGTTCCTCGCCTTCGTGGCCGCCGGCATGGTCTACGGCATCGCCGGCTTCATGCTGACCGCCCAAACGGCGACCGGCAATCCCAACAGCGGGTCGCCCTTCCTGATGCTCACCTTCGCGGCGGTCGCGCTCGGCGGCACCTCGCTGTCGGGCGGCCGCGGCGGTCTTGTCGGCAGCATCATGGGCGCGGCGCTCCTGATGCTGCTCCAGAAGGTCCTGTTCTCCGGCGGCGTCTCCTCCTTCTACACCGGGATCTTCCAGGGGGCCGTTCTGGTCCTGGCGATCGTCTTCAGTCGGGCGCTGACCCACCTCCTCGAAAGGTCCCGCGCATGA
- a CDS encoding sugar ABC transporter substrate-binding protein: MRTWKTGRAGALTTTLTTALMTALVGTAALGGPAAADEKKIKVYLSLSYSGNAWQSEAANVVKALAATPPYDKLVELKEVISGTDPQAQISAYESMIDAGAQGIISFPVSATALNRVVKRGCSKGVKFFMYDATITEPCAYNVSYVTAGFGENSAQALVNALGGKGKIFLSRGVPGNSVDKRHTDGAMSVFKKYPGIQIVSEYYSFWDDRTTQQETGKALAAHPDVDGIWAQAGEYGAIQALKDKGSKLVPVTGENSNGFRLALMDPAAKQAGLTGVSAGSPPATAGYAFKLMMEVLTAKRKLEPQNIEYPLPWVPADQVKVCKGQKFEDGCNAFPPNVVPNSFVTEVFNPELLPELSLQSALEGKPTPGATIQPLPAEVKRAPNSPGINCQPCKGPADEYKVTKVEVKPAR; encoded by the coding sequence ATGAGAACCTGGAAGACGGGCCGCGCGGGCGCGCTCACGACCACGCTCACGACCGCGCTCATGACCGCCCTGGTCGGAACGGCGGCGCTCGGCGGCCCGGCCGCGGCCGACGAGAAGAAGATCAAGGTCTATCTCTCGCTGAGCTACAGCGGCAACGCCTGGCAGTCGGAGGCCGCCAATGTCGTCAAGGCGCTGGCCGCCACGCCGCCCTACGACAAGCTGGTTGAGCTCAAGGAGGTCATTTCGGGCACCGACCCGCAGGCGCAGATCAGCGCCTACGAGAGCATGATCGATGCCGGCGCGCAGGGCATCATCAGCTTCCCGGTCTCGGCGACCGCGCTGAACCGCGTGGTGAAGCGTGGCTGCAGCAAGGGCGTGAAGTTCTTCATGTACGACGCCACGATCACCGAGCCGTGCGCCTACAACGTGAGCTACGTCACCGCGGGCTTCGGTGAGAACTCGGCCCAGGCCCTGGTCAACGCGCTCGGCGGCAAGGGCAAGATCTTCCTGAGCCGCGGCGTGCCCGGCAACTCGGTCGACAAGCGCCACACCGACGGCGCCATGTCGGTGTTCAAGAAGTATCCGGGCATCCAGATCGTCTCGGAATACTACTCGTTCTGGGACGATCGGACGACCCAGCAGGAGACCGGCAAGGCGCTTGCCGCGCATCCCGACGTCGACGGGATCTGGGCGCAGGCCGGCGAGTACGGGGCGATCCAGGCCCTCAAGGACAAGGGCAGCAAGCTCGTCCCGGTGACTGGCGAGAACTCCAACGGCTTCCGGCTGGCGCTGATGGACCCGGCCGCGAAGCAGGCGGGACTGACGGGCGTATCGGCCGGATCGCCCCCGGCGACCGCCGGCTACGCCTTCAAGCTGATGATGGAAGTGCTGACGGCCAAGCGCAAGCTCGAGCCGCAGAACATCGAGTATCCGCTCCCCTGGGTGCCGGCTGATCAGGTCAAGGTCTGCAAGGGCCAGAAGTTCGAGGACGGCTGCAACGCCTTCCCGCCGAACGTCGTCCCGAACTCGTTCGTCACCGAGGTGTTCAACCCCGAGCTTCTGCCGGAGCTGTCGCTGCAATCGGCACTCGAGGGCAAGCCGACCCCGGGCGCAACGATCCAGCCGCTCCCCGCCGAGGTCAAGCGGGCGCCCAACTCCCCCGGCATCAACTGCCAGCCGTGCAAGGGGCCGGCGGACGAGTACAAGGTGACGAAGGTTGAGGTGAAGCCCGCGCGGTGA
- a CDS encoding ABC transporter permease, whose product MTPATLDPALSASKDERRVTRVRPELVTVLSTFALSALLIVASRFVSPALGSWGQAATVVSLSSFLIVAAFGQGLVILVGGLDLSVASLITLSAVLCTTWVGPEAGAAGILLIPAILVVCALIGAVSGLGITVLGIPPFIMTMATGIIVAAGALGYTSGTPRGSAPAPLLALMKGEVAGIPLLLIFTAAFVIAAAVLQQATGFGRRLYAVGASARAAFVAGVPVTRTVVAAYMLSATASGVAGLMLVGYSDGATLRMGDSYLLPTIAAVVVGGSSILGGSGSFVATVGGAVLLTTLGTVIAALGIGQGWRTVIEGSIILIALLLLRENTFARIRSWFPR is encoded by the coding sequence ATGACGCCCGCGACGCTCGATCCCGCGCTGAGCGCATCCAAGGACGAACGCCGAGTCACGCGGGTCCGCCCGGAACTCGTCACCGTCCTGTCCACCTTCGCCCTCTCCGCCCTGCTGATCGTCGCGTCGCGCTTCGTCAGCCCGGCCCTCGGCTCCTGGGGGCAGGCCGCGACGGTCGTCTCCTTGTCCTCGTTCCTGATCGTGGCGGCGTTCGGCCAGGGCCTCGTCATCCTCGTCGGCGGGCTGGACCTGTCGGTAGCGAGCCTGATCACGCTCAGCGCGGTGCTCTGCACCACCTGGGTCGGTCCCGAGGCGGGCGCGGCCGGCATCCTGCTGATCCCGGCGATCCTCGTCGTCTGCGCGCTGATCGGGGCCGTGAGCGGCCTCGGCATCACGGTGCTCGGCATCCCGCCCTTCATCATGACGATGGCGACCGGCATCATCGTGGCGGCCGGCGCCCTCGGCTACACCAGCGGGACGCCCCGCGGCAGCGCGCCGGCGCCGCTGCTCGCCCTGATGAAGGGCGAGGTCGCGGGCATCCCGCTCCTGCTAATCTTCACCGCCGCGTTCGTGATCGCCGCCGCCGTACTGCAGCAGGCGACGGGCTTCGGCCGGAGGCTCTACGCCGTCGGCGCCAGTGCCCGGGCCGCCTTCGTGGCGGGCGTCCCGGTCACCCGGACCGTCGTCGCCGCCTACATGCTGAGCGCGACCGCCTCCGGCGTCGCGGGGCTGATGCTGGTCGGCTATTCCGACGGTGCGACCCTGCGCATGGGCGACAGCTACCTCCTGCCGACGATCGCGGCGGTCGTCGTCGGTGGCTCCTCCATCCTCGGCGGGAGCGGAAGCTTCGTCGCGACGGTCGGTGGAGCGGTCCTGCTGACGACGCTCGGCACAGTCATCGCGGCGCTCGGCATCGGGCAGGGCTGGCGGACGGTGATCGAAGGCTCGATCATCCTGATCGCGCTGCTCCTCCTGCGCGAGAATACCTTCGCCCGCATCAGGAGCTGGTTCCCTCGCTAG
- a CDS encoding N-acyl homoserine lactonase family protein yields the protein MSQYSIWVLEYSYVTKYHKSGVIYGAHNQGFVKLPYCYVLIKGNGHVAMVDVGYNNTDYGKHLADKFGVENWHSPREVLAGVGVKPEEIDTVFITHAHFDHFGNVEDFPNAKFFIQEREIAKWTWAMSLPDRLRWMMTAVDPGDIIRGLDLARQKRLTCVSGDLADALPGIDLHVAQDSHTFGSMWVTVRNDAASRTADNWVLAGDLVYVFDNIEGSGANVDVDTLYVPVGLAVGSQENLVMATEAMMKEVDYEARRVIPIHEERLSQRFPSRLMENGLLVTEICLADGETSKVAS from the coding sequence ATGAGCCAATATTCGATCTGGGTTCTCGAATATTCCTACGTGACGAAGTACCATAAGAGCGGCGTGATCTACGGAGCCCACAACCAGGGCTTCGTGAAGCTGCCCTACTGCTACGTGCTCATCAAGGGCAACGGGCATGTCGCAATGGTCGACGTCGGCTACAACAACACGGATTACGGCAAGCACCTCGCCGACAAGTTCGGTGTCGAGAACTGGCATTCGCCGCGCGAGGTTCTGGCGGGAGTTGGCGTAAAGCCAGAGGAGATCGATACGGTCTTCATCACTCACGCTCATTTCGACCATTTCGGCAACGTCGAGGACTTCCCGAATGCGAAGTTCTTCATCCAGGAGCGCGAGATTGCGAAGTGGACCTGGGCAATGTCGCTGCCGGACCGCCTGCGCTGGATGATGACCGCCGTCGATCCGGGCGACATCATCCGGGGCCTGGACCTGGCGCGGCAGAAGCGTCTCACCTGTGTGAGCGGCGACCTCGCCGACGCGCTTCCGGGGATCGACCTCCACGTCGCGCAGGACAGCCACACCTTCGGCTCGATGTGGGTCACCGTGCGCAACGATGCCGCGTCGCGCACCGCCGACAACTGGGTGCTGGCCGGCGACCTCGTCTACGTCTTCGACAACATCGAAGGATCGGGCGCCAACGTCGACGTCGACACCCTGTACGTGCCGGTCGGCCTCGCCGTCGGCAGCCAGGAGAATCTCGTCATGGCGACCGAGGCGATGATGAAGGAGGTCGATTACGAGGCCCGCCGCGTCATCCCGATCCACGAGGAGCGGCTGAGCCAGCGGTTCCCCTCGCGCCTGATGGAGAACGGGCTTCTCGTCACCGAAATCTGCCTGGCCGACGGCGAGACGTCGAAGGTCGCGTCATAG
- the hisD gene encoding histidinol dehydrogenase encodes MEHWIKRGQDETEVVAADKKVRDIVEGILADIAERGDAAVRDLSIRFDKWERDDYRLSDAEIEGCLSQLSKRDIEDIEFAQTQVRNFAQKQRESIRDIEVETLPGVVLGHKNIPLGSAGCYVPGGKYPLLASAHMSVITAKVAGVPRVITAAPPFHGKPAPAIVAAQHLAGADEIYCFGGVQAVAAMALGTQSIAPVDILVGPGNAYVAEAKRQLFGRVGIDLFAGPTETLVIADESVDGELCATDLLGQAEHGPDSPAILLTTSEALARDTMREIERLLEILPTAAIARQAWETHGAVCVVESDEEMVRVADRIASEHVQVMTRDPDYFLANMRNYGALFLGPRTNVAYGDKAIGTNHTLPTKKAARYTGGLWVGKFLKNCTYQRVTTDEASALVGSYCSRLCALEGFVGHGEQANIRVRRYGGRNVPYGGVAE; translated from the coding sequence ATGGAACACTGGATCAAGCGCGGGCAGGACGAGACCGAAGTCGTCGCCGCCGACAAGAAGGTCCGCGACATCGTCGAGGGCATCCTGGCCGATATTGCCGAGCGTGGCGACGCCGCCGTTCGCGATCTCTCGATCAGGTTCGACAAGTGGGAGCGCGACGATTACCGCCTCAGCGACGCCGAAATCGAGGGCTGCCTGTCGCAGCTGAGCAAGCGCGACATCGAGGATATCGAATTCGCGCAGACGCAGGTCCGCAACTTCGCGCAGAAGCAGCGCGAGTCGATCCGCGACATCGAGGTCGAGACCCTGCCCGGCGTCGTGCTCGGCCACAAGAACATCCCGCTCGGCTCCGCCGGCTGCTACGTGCCGGGCGGCAAGTACCCGCTGCTGGCCTCGGCCCACATGTCGGTCATCACCGCCAAGGTCGCGGGCGTGCCTCGCGTCATCACGGCGGCGCCGCCGTTCCACGGCAAGCCGGCCCCGGCCATCGTCGCCGCGCAGCACCTCGCGGGCGCCGACGAGATCTACTGCTTCGGCGGCGTGCAGGCGGTCGCCGCGATGGCGCTCGGAACCCAGTCCATCGCCCCGGTCGACATCCTGGTCGGTCCCGGCAATGCCTACGTGGCGGAGGCCAAGCGCCAGCTCTTCGGCCGGGTCGGCATCGACCTGTTCGCCGGCCCGACCGAGACCCTCGTCATCGCCGACGAGAGCGTCGACGGCGAGCTCTGCGCGACCGACTTGCTCGGCCAGGCGGAGCACGGCCCCGATTCGCCGGCAATCCTCCTGACCACCTCCGAGGCGCTCGCCCGCGATACGATGCGGGAAATCGAGCGGCTGCTCGAGATCCTGCCGACCGCCGCGATCGCCCGCCAGGCCTGGGAGACGCACGGCGCGGTCTGCGTCGTCGAGAGTGACGAGGAGATGGTGCGGGTCGCCGACCGGATCGCCTCCGAGCACGTCCAGGTCATGACCCGCGACCCGGACTACTTCCTGGCCAACATGCGCAACTACGGCGCCCTGTTCCTCGGCCCGCGCACCAACGTCGCCTACGGCGACAAGGCGATCGGCACGAACCACACGCTGCCGACCAAGAAGGCGGCGCGCTACACCGGCGGTCTCTGGGTCGGCAAATTCCTGAAGAACTGCACCTACCAGCGCGTGACGACCGACGAGGCCTCGGCGCTGGTGGGCAGCTACTGCTCGCGCCTGTGTGCGCTCGAGGGCTTCGTCGGCCACGGCGAGCAGGCCAACATCCGCGTCCGGCGCTATGGCGGCCGCAACGTGCCCTACGGCGGCGTCGCGGAGTAA
- a CDS encoding sugar ABC transporter ATP-binding protein — protein MQSINLSGLSIEGIAKSYGATVALERVSIHLAAGQVHALLGENGAGKSTLVKILSGVVRPDTGQMLLDGQTYVPGTILDARARGVATAFQELSLPSNLTVAECLLMPTLRKGRGGLVSARRTVAAAAEILARYDLRSVAPSALISDLSLAERQRVEIVRAFHHAGRVLVLDEPTAALSDVTWLFDQIRRATARGIAILYISHRLAEVRSLCPVATVLRNGRSVATVDLRQADDDEIFELMVGHSKASESVRRSRVTVGAPVLEVRGLTTPKLADVSFTIGAGEILGVSALDGQGQRSLFYALAGLEKRLAGEVLVEGRPSRPGKPGDALRDGIGLLPEERKTEGILANLSSASNIVLPILDRIGRRGFVWPALERAAALESARAVELSPRYVSFRIGDLSGGNQQKALLARTMASGARTLLLFDPTRGVDVGTKEAIYAAIQAFADRGGSVLMYSSELPEIVRLADRCLVLYGGRVFTELTGPELEERTMVAALTGYTSAPLARGAAR, from the coding sequence TTGCAGTCGATCAACCTCTCGGGCTTGTCGATCGAAGGCATCGCAAAGTCGTACGGAGCGACTGTCGCCCTCGAGAGGGTTTCGATCCATCTCGCTGCCGGGCAAGTCCACGCTCTGCTCGGTGAGAACGGCGCCGGAAAGTCCACGCTGGTCAAGATACTGAGTGGCGTGGTGCGGCCCGATACAGGGCAAATGTTGTTGGACGGGCAAACCTACGTGCCCGGCACGATCCTCGACGCAAGGGCGCGCGGCGTCGCGACCGCGTTCCAGGAACTCAGCCTTCCTTCGAACCTGACCGTCGCGGAATGCCTCCTGATGCCGACCCTCAGGAAGGGGCGCGGCGGTCTCGTCTCCGCCCGGCGGACGGTCGCCGCCGCAGCGGAGATCCTCGCCCGGTACGACCTTCGATCGGTCGCCCCCTCTGCCCTCATCAGTGACCTGTCGCTCGCGGAGCGGCAGCGCGTGGAGATCGTCCGGGCGTTCCATCACGCCGGCCGCGTGCTGGTTCTCGACGAGCCGACGGCCGCTCTCTCGGACGTGACCTGGCTCTTCGACCAGATCCGCAGAGCGACCGCGCGGGGCATTGCGATCCTCTATATCTCGCACCGGCTGGCCGAGGTCCGCTCGCTGTGCCCGGTCGCGACGGTCCTGCGCAACGGCCGGTCGGTCGCGACGGTCGACCTGAGGCAGGCCGACGACGACGAGATCTTCGAGCTGATGGTCGGCCATTCCAAGGCCTCGGAGTCGGTGCGCCGTAGCCGGGTGACGGTCGGGGCGCCGGTGCTGGAGGTGCGCGGGCTCACCACGCCGAAGCTTGCCGACGTCTCGTTCACGATCGGCGCCGGCGAGATCCTCGGGGTGTCTGCCCTCGACGGGCAGGGGCAGAGGAGCCTGTTCTACGCGCTGGCCGGCCTCGAGAAGCGGCTCGCTGGCGAGGTTCTGGTCGAGGGGCGACCGAGCCGCCCTGGCAAGCCCGGCGACGCGCTGCGCGACGGTATCGGCCTGTTGCCCGAGGAACGCAAAACCGAGGGTATCCTGGCGAATCTGTCATCCGCCAGCAACATCGTGCTGCCGATCCTCGATCGCATCGGGCGTCGCGGCTTCGTCTGGCCGGCCCTCGAGCGGGCCGCCGCCCTGGAATCGGCGCGCGCCGTGGAGCTCAGCCCGCGCTACGTGAGCTTCCGCATCGGCGACCTGTCCGGTGGCAACCAGCAGAAGGCGCTGCTCGCGCGCACGATGGCGAGCGGCGCCAGAACGCTGCTCCTGTTTGACCCGACCCGCGGCGTCGATGTCGGCACCAAGGAGGCGATCTATGCGGCGATCCAGGCTTTCGCCGATCGTGGCGGCAGCGTGCTGATGTATTCGTCGGAACTGCCCGAGATCGTTCGCCTCGCCGATCGGTGCCTCGTGCTCTATGGCGGGCGTGTTTTCACCGAATTGACTGGACCCGAGTTGGAGGAGCGGACGATGGTCGCGGCTCTCACCGGATACACGTCCGCTCCCCTGGCGAGGGGAGCGGCGCGATGA
- a CDS encoding 3-hydroxyacyl-CoA dehydrogenase — translation MANITSATANADGRIAVVGTGLVGSGWAIVFARAGFAVSLYDAVPGAAERARALIGERLGDLEAAGLIEDPAAIHARVVVADSLADALSGALYVQESVLERVDVKTALMSEIDAVIGPETWVGSSSSGIGASLFTAHVACRARCLVAHPLNPPYLAPIVELVPAPWTEPETVRGVRGLMERVGQSPVEMTREAEGFILNRLQGVLLMEAWRLVEQGLATAEDVDKTVSQGLGLRWAFMGPFETIDLNAPGGVADYARRLGGLYQSIAASTDQHRTWDEPLIATVEAQRRAVLPAAELSARSAWRDRRLMALALHKRERDAADMKQEESR, via the coding sequence ATGGCCAACATCACCTCGGCCACGGCCAACGCGGACGGCCGGATCGCCGTCGTCGGAACCGGGCTGGTGGGCAGCGGCTGGGCGATCGTGTTCGCCCGCGCCGGCTTCGCCGTCAGCCTCTACGATGCGGTGCCGGGCGCGGCCGAGCGGGCGCGGGCCCTCATCGGCGAGCGCCTGGGCGACCTCGAGGCGGCGGGCCTGATCGAGGATCCGGCGGCCATCCACGCCCGCGTCGTCGTGGCCGACAGCCTCGCCGACGCGCTCTCCGGCGCGCTCTACGTCCAGGAGAGCGTCCTCGAGCGCGTCGACGTGAAGACCGCGCTGATGAGCGAGATCGACGCCGTCATCGGGCCCGAGACCTGGGTCGGCAGCTCGTCCTCGGGCATCGGCGCCTCGCTGTTCACCGCGCACGTCGCCTGCCGGGCACGCTGCCTCGTCGCCCATCCGCTCAACCCGCCTTATCTAGCGCCGATCGTCGAGCTCGTCCCTGCCCCGTGGACGGAGCCGGAGACGGTGCGGGGCGTGCGCGGCCTGATGGAGCGGGTGGGGCAGTCGCCCGTCGAGATGACCCGCGAAGCGGAGGGCTTCATCCTCAACCGCCTGCAGGGCGTGCTGCTGATGGAGGCCTGGCGGCTCGTCGAGCAGGGTCTCGCGACGGCCGAGGATGTCGACAAGACGGTCTCGCAGGGGCTCGGGCTGCGCTGGGCCTTCATGGGTCCGTTCGAGACCATCGACCTCAACGCGCCGGGCGGCGTCGCCGATTACGCCCGGCGCCTCGGCGGCCTCTACCAGAGCATCGCCGCCTCGACGGATCAGCACCGGACCTGGGACGAGCCGCTGATCGCCACGGTGGAGGCGCAGCGCCGGGCAGTCCTGCCGGCGGCGGAGCTGAGTGCGCGCAGCGCGTGGCGGGACCGCCGCCTGATGGCGCTCGCCCTGCACAAGCGCGAGAGGGATGCGGCTGACATGAAGCAGGAGGAGAGCCGATGA